The following are encoded together in the Oscillatoria salina IIICB1 genome:
- the trxB gene encoding thioredoxin-disulfide reductase: MNNSKVENLVIIGSGPAGYTAAIYAARANLKPVMFEGFQAGGLPGGQLMTTTEVENFPGFPEGITGPKLMDRMKAQAERWGTECYTEDVVEVDLSQRPFTVRSSEREFKTHSIVIATGATAKRLNLPCEDKFWSRGISACAICDGATPIFHSQELAVVGGGDSAAEESIYLTKYGSQVHLLVRSGEMRASKTMQDRVLNNPKITVHWHTEAVDVYGNDNRMEGVRVKNNQTGEESDLPVRGLFYAIGHKPNTNLFKGQLELDEVGYIITKPNSVETNVEGVFAAGDVQDREFRQAVTAAGTGCMGAMLAERWLSEHNLITEYHQDTEAQQVEKKEEAEAKPVADTEETFDINQTKHYGGYALRKLFHDSDRVIVVKYVSPNCGPCHTLKPILDGVVDEYDGKIHFVEVDIEAEPEIAENAMVTGTPTVQFFKDKEILEQLRGVKQKSEFRKVIDKYLPAELATSK, encoded by the coding sequence ATGAACAATTCCAAGGTAGAAAATCTGGTAATTATTGGTTCGGGTCCGGCGGGCTATACGGCGGCGATTTATGCGGCGCGGGCGAATTTGAAACCTGTGATGTTTGAAGGGTTCCAAGCTGGCGGTTTACCTGGGGGACAGTTGATGACGACGACTGAGGTGGAGAATTTCCCTGGTTTCCCAGAGGGAATCACCGGACCGAAGTTGATGGACCGCATGAAGGCGCAGGCAGAACGTTGGGGAACGGAATGTTATACAGAAGATGTTGTAGAAGTGGATTTGTCTCAGCGTCCGTTTACAGTTCGTTCCTCCGAAAGAGAGTTTAAAACTCATAGTATTGTGATTGCTACGGGTGCAACGGCGAAGCGGTTGAATTTACCTTGTGAAGATAAGTTCTGGAGTCGAGGTATTTCGGCTTGTGCGATTTGTGATGGGGCTACGCCAATTTTCCACTCTCAAGAGTTGGCGGTTGTTGGTGGTGGTGACTCGGCGGCTGAGGAGTCTATATATTTAACTAAGTATGGATCTCAGGTGCATCTTTTGGTTCGTAGCGGGGAAATGCGGGCGAGTAAAACGATGCAAGATCGGGTGTTGAATAATCCGAAAATTACGGTTCACTGGCACACTGAAGCGGTTGATGTGTATGGAAATGATAATCGCATGGAGGGTGTTCGCGTGAAAAATAATCAAACAGGTGAGGAATCGGATTTACCTGTACGAGGATTATTTTACGCGATCGGTCACAAGCCAAATACAAATTTATTTAAAGGACAATTAGAACTGGATGAGGTTGGTTATATTATTACGAAACCAAATTCAGTCGAAACTAACGTTGAAGGTGTTTTTGCTGCGGGTGACGTACAAGATCGTGAATTTCGTCAAGCCGTTACTGCGGCTGGTACTGGTTGTATGGGGGCAATGTTAGCAGAACGTTGGCTGTCTGAACACAACTTGATTACAGAATATCATCAAGATACCGAAGCGCAGCAGGTAGAGAAGAAAGAAGAAGCAGAAGCTAAACCCGTTGCAGATACCGAAGAAACCTTCGATATTAACCAAACCAAACATTACGGCGGTTACGCTTTAAGAAAATTATTCCACGATAGCGATCGCGTAATTGTTGTGAAGTATGTTTCCCCTAACTGCGGTCCTTGTCACACTCTCAAACCAATTCTCGATGGTGTTGTCGATGAGTACGACGGTAAAATTCATTTTGTCGAAGTAGACATCGAAGCGGAACCAGAAATTGCTGAAAATGCGATGGTTACGGGAACGCCGACCGTACAATTCTTTAAGGATAAGGAGATTTTAGAGCAACTGCGGGGCGTGAAGCAAAAAAGTGAGTTTCGTAAGGTGATAGATAAGTATCTTCCCGCAGAACTTGCTACAAGTAAGTAA